A genomic segment from Nicotiana sylvestris chromosome 1, ASM39365v2, whole genome shotgun sequence encodes:
- the LOC104234433 gene encoding uncharacterized protein, whose amino-acid sequence MQAIKEKFNDMSAMRKAKAEAKEEEKAEKEVAKTRVEVAHEVRLAREAEAAMDLHVNKAAEKIAQHEPKHEPGASDPYAAANLTSIDNSSTGDSYGLDHANHPAGQVNAAGTGPTGYMADNRSGGPPTNNLL is encoded by the exons ATGCAGGCAATCAAGGAAAAGTTCAATGATATGAGCGCCATGCGCAAGGCCAAAGCAGAAGCCAAGGAGGAGGAAAAA GCTGAGAAGGAAGTGGCAAAGACAAGAGTGGAAGTAGCACATGAGGTAAGATTGGCAAGAGAGGCAGAAGCAGCAATGGATCTGCATGTCAACAAAGCTGCAGAGAAGATTGCACAACATGAGCCAAAGCATGAACCAGGAGCCTCAGACCCTTATGCAGCTGCCAACTTGACCAGCATTGACAATTCCAGTACTGGAGACTCCTATGGCCTTGATCATGCCAACCATCCTGCAGGCCAAGTCAATGCTGCTGGAACAGGACCAACTGGCTACATGGCGGATAATCGGTCCGGAGGACCTCCAACTAACAATCTGCTGTAG